AGCTTATTGGGTGCACACCTGATGCCATGGAACCCAACCCCAGAACAGTTGGCCAAGGCGCTAAAAAATATCAGCTTCAATGAGTTTTGTCTGTTTCGCGAAGACTTTTTTAAGGCCATCCATATTAAGGCCTTTATGCACGGCAACTGGCAGCTGGATCACGCCCTCGACATGCAGAAGCAGCTCCACGCCCTGTTTGCCTACAGTGAAATTCTCGACGACCTGAAAAAGCCGCTCAATCCAATCACTTCGCACCAGCAAGTGCACATTGAAAAACCCGGTGCGGAGCATGCGTTCGTTGAGTATATTCAGGCCCCCACAGCCAGTGTGGAAGATAAAGTCAAAGTGATGGCGTTTAATCAGCTGGTCAGTCAGGATTATTTTGAGTCTCTGCGCACACAGCAGCAGCTGGGATATCTGGTAGGTGCGGGTTATGCTCCCTTTAATACCCGTGCCGGCATTGCATTTTATGTGCAGTCATCCAGTTATGACAGTGAGACTTTATTGCAACGCCATCACCAATACATGACTGACTTAGTTGCCCAGCTGGATAGCTATGAAGCCACTCAATGGGCGCAGGTGAAAGCAGCATTGCACGCTCAGATTGCAGAAAAGGACAAAAACCTGCGGTTGCGTTCACAGCGTTTGTGGATAGCCATTGGCACCGATGATCACACCTTTTCCATGCAGGAGAAGCTGATCAAAGCGCTCGATGCACTCACCTTTGACACTCTGAAACACGATATAATCAAACTGCTCTCAAAACAGCATGCCAGGATCACGCTCAGATGCAATTAACCCCAGCTGGCAACAGTTCAGCGCCTTTGCCAACAGGCGCCACTGAATCGGGCTTTGCTTGTGGACCTGTCTGACACGCCGTCAGCAGCCGGCTATCAGGCGGACCTAATGCGCGAAATTTGCTCAGACATGCTAGCCGGGCCCGAAAATAGGGATTTTTTCTGACTTTCTTTTTGACTCTGCCTGGGGCTTAGATTAGATTAGCAATTGTAATTGACTCTTTAAGCCTTATGACGAAAACAACAATTATAAAAACAATTACATCTATTTTGTTGCTTCTGGCCTGGCCGACGATGAGTGCGCCCTTGACCACAGGTATTATGCAAAATCAACATTTGACACTGATTATTTTGGTGGGCGTTGTCACAACTGCGACTTTACTCTATCTGGCAGTCTCTAACCACAAGACGAAACGGGCACTGAAAGCACTTCGCCATTCAGAGCAACGTCTTAAAAGCACCGTGGAAGGCAGCGGTGATACCCTCTGGGACTGGAACATTCGCAGTGGCGAAATCAACCGCATTAACGACAGGTTTATGATGGATACCACCCCAGGCACCCACCTCATTCCCAACGCCAGCCTGATCCACCCCCAGGACCTGCCGCTGGTAGAAAAACAGCTAAAGTTACATTTCGCAGAAAAAACCGCCTTCTTCGAAGCCACCTATCGGGTTAGAAATAGCTTGGATCAATATCACTGGGTCCTGGATAAAGGCAAAATCATCGCAAAAGATGAAAACCTTAACCCACTGCGCATGACGGGCACCATCCGTGATATTAACCACCTTAAAAGCACAGAAGAACGCCTGAACCTGTTCGCTAAGTGCGTAGAATCTCTGACCGACGCCATTGCCATCTATGATCACGCTTTTCGTCTGGTTGATTTGAACCCAAGTTATATTCGTATCTTCGGCGGCGTGCGAGAGCAGTATATTAATACCGAATTTAAGCTTCCCGGATATGATGCTCAGTTTATCCGCCAGATTAAAGCAGCATTAAAAAAGAGTGAGCACTGGCAGGAAGAGCTGAAGCTATACGATCAGACGGGGACTATGCTGCCAATCGAAATCTCCATTGACGAGATTAAGAACAATCGCGGCCACATCACCAATTACGTTGTGGTCTTTTCTGATCTGACCGAGCGCAAAAAAGCCGAATCGCAACTGCATAACTTGTCGAACCGTGACCGCACCACAGGCCTGCCCAACCGCAACCTGTTCTTCACCAACCTGAAAAAGCTGGTCGATCAGAAGCGCGATCACGCATTGCTGGTCTTTGACTTAGATAACTTTAAGAAAATTAACGACTCCCTTGGCCACCAGCTGGGTGACAGCTTGCTGGCAAAACTGGCTATGCGACTTAATAAGTTATGCCGCCAGCAAGATACCTTTTACCGCCTGGGGGGCGACGAGTTCGCCCTGGTGATGTCGGGCACCAATGACATTCATACCATTACCAAGGCCGCTAAACAGTTTCTGGCCGTCATCGCGACGCCGTTTAAAATGGCTAATCATGAGCTGGTGATCACCTCCTCGGTAGGCATAGTGTTATTCCCGGAAGATGGCAGTACACCGGAGATCTTGCTCAAAAATGCCGATACCGCCATGTATCATGCCAAGCAAAAAGGTAACCACTACCTGTTTTTCAATGATTCTATGAATGAGCAAGCGGTTAAACGCCTGCAAATTGAAAACCTCATGCGCTTTGGATTAAAAGAAGACCACTTTGTGGTGTATTACCAACCCAAAATGGACATTGCCACAGGTGCTCTGGTGGGAATGGAAGCGCTGGTGCGTTTCATTACCCCCAAGAAAGGCGTGATCAGTCCGGGGCTGTTTATTCCCATTGCAGAGGAAACCGGTCAGATTGTCGAAATTGGTGAGGTCGTGCTCGATAAAGCATGTAAGGATGTCAAACGCTGGATAGATCAGGGCCTGTTCAACGGCCGGGTTGCGGTAAACCTGTCAGCCAGACAGTTTAGTTTGCCCGACCTCACCGCGCGGATAGACCTCATCTTGCAAAAGAATCAACTTCCTTCTTATTTTCTCGAACTGGAAATTACGGAAGGGACGGTTATGGACGACCCACAAGAAGCAATTTCAATTATGCGCTCTTTAAGTTCACGCGGGATCCACCTGGCCATGGATGATTTTGGCACCGGTTACTCCTCGCTCGCCTATCTCAAGCAGTTTCCGCTAAATACCCTCAAAGTAGACAAGGCATTTGTAGATGATATGAACACAGAGCGCGGCTGCAACATGGTAGACTCAATAGTCACGATTGCGCATAACCTGGGCCTTCACGTGGTGGCGGAGGGCGTTGAGCATGAAGAACAACTGCATCAATTGCAGCGTCTGAACTGCCAGACAATTCAGGGCTATTACTACGCCAAACCACTTTCAGCCCAGGAATTTGAACAATTTCTTCGCTCACAGCAAAGCGAAAAGCCCGCTTTGCAACTGGTTAACTAACCCCTATTTTCCGTTACCACACCAGTCAGGCGCGCAACACTGAATACCGCTGACCGACCCGTCTGAGCCAGGCCAGGCGATAGTGTGCCCGAAACATGATCCACACCATAGGCCCCGCTAACGCAGCTAACAGCACCCAGGAGCGCCTTGTAACCCCGGTGCAACGCAACTCATTGAGCATCAGCAATCCGCCCAGGCACATCAATACAGCATACAATATCAGCACTCAGCCTCCGTAATCTCGTTTCAGACGTGCGCATCAAGCCAGACACTGCCACACGTTAAGTAAATGGGTAATTTTTTTCTCGCGTAGTGTACAATAAGTCTAAAAAGCACGCAAAAACACTTAAATTGTTGCAAAATATTGCATTATTTAATTTAATACGTCCCCAGAAACGCTTAGTTTCTTGCTCGGGCAGCTGCGAGAGCGCTCTCCCGAGTGTGCAAATAATCGCTAACTTATTATTTTAACTAAGCATTATTTGTGTTGACGCTGATATAAGTGAAGCAAAGTGGTGGATTAGATCATGGGCAGATCTGAACACCTGCTACTTTTGCTGGCGATCCGGCTTGGTTTTCCTACACTTAGGGTAAGCCGAACGGGATTGTAAGCTTATGCGTGCCAATTTGATTGCACTTTCACCCACTGTGGAGCAGGCCCCCCTAGCCACAGTCGGATGAATGTTTAATGAAGTGGGCATTTGTCATTTGGTCATGGTGTGGTTAGCAGTCGAAGAGTGGGAGTAAGCTCCTCCTTGAGCAGATTTGAAATTGGAACTGTAAAGATAAATGGACTGGTTAACCTCTGTGCGGTTTAAGACGTATTTTTCTCGTCTGAGTGAAATATACTGATATTGTTGCGCAGCTTAGATAAGGTTATTCAGGTATATTCCTATTTGGTCTTAACTGACTGATAGTTTTTACTTATTCCCAATTACAGAAATCTCACAAAAGCTGCTAAAATCAGCCCCATGTTTTGTTAATTTAATTTGTTATTTCAAGGACACGGGCTATGGATCAGAAATTCGTACATGAGTATTTACAGGCTAAGCCTGGGACCTTTATCACAAAACCGTTTGCACAGGACGTGGACGTTTACAAGGTACAGCATAAGATGTTTGCTACCTTATATGAAGGGAAAGAGGGTCAAATGGGTGAGAATGGTGAGCCAGTGTGGTGGCTTAACCTAAAATGTGATCCGGATGAAGCGCTATTGTTACGCGATAAGTACGCTGCAATTGTGCCGGGTTATCACATGAATAAACGACTATGGAACACCATCATACTGGATGGCAGCATCCCGGAAGAAGAGATCAAACGCATGATAGATGACTCCTATCAGATAGTGGTTGATAACTTACCCAGCGCGCAACGCGCAGAGCTTGACCGTCTCACTCAATCTTAGAGTGGCCGTCATCATTGGTTTCCCTCGCACCCAGTGCGAGGGCCATTTTCTCTCTCCTTCTCTTTAAACCCCTTGTCATTCTGATGTCAATTATCCCTGTTTTAATGACAGTGATTTCCACAACACAGAATAAAGACAATGAAAAAAACACTGATCTCATTAACGCTACTGGGCTTGCTCAGTGGTTGTGCACTGGATGGCGACGACGGACAAACAGGTAAACAAGGCGAGCAAGGCCTACAGGGTGAAACTGGCCAGGCAGGACAATCTGGCGAGAAAGGCGATACAGGTGCACAGGGTGAACAAGGTCCGCAGGGAGAAAGCGGTGTGCCGGGTGAAAGCGGCGCACGCATGAGTGGCAACTTGTCAGCGCAATTGATTGGCCGGGCCGTGCTGAACGTGGCAAGTCCGGAGGGGGCTGCTGAAATCGTCGCTTACCATAGAGCCAGTAAACGTATTTTTGCGCTTGACAGCTCCGGTGACACACCACAAATTGCCATCATTGCGGCTGCGCAGATCGACGCGGATAAACTCAGCAAAGACAACCAGGGAGTTGTCACAAATACCAATCTTACCGTCACTCAGACCATTGCCGTCAGTGAAGTGGTGGCAGCCGATGCAAACAGCCTGGCCATTCATGGCGATATGCTTGCCGTTGCGATGGCACGTGCGACCGGCGAAACCGGGTTTGTGTTGGTCTACAATATTGCCGAACAAACACCCCAGTTGCTGAAGTCGGTCGAAGTCGGATATCTGCCTGACATGGTTACTTTTAACCAGGACGGCAGCAAGATCCTGGTGGCCAATGAAGGTGAACCGGCGGGTGATTACAGCGTTGACCCGCAAGGCAGTATCGCCATCATCGACATCAACGATGGACAGGTGGCCGATCAGGCCACGCTGTTAGGCTTCGAAGCCTTTAATGATCAGCAAGCCCAGTTACAGGCGCAAGGCGTGGTGTTCGCTAACCCAACCGGACGTACGATTAAAGGACAGGTAATCAATACCAGCGTTGCCATGGATCTTGAGCCTGAATACGTCACGGTCAGCAAAGACAACCGTTATGCCTATGTGTCACTGCAAGAGAACAATGCGCTGGCCATTGTTGATCTAAGTGACAACTCACTAACAATTAAAGGCCTGGGTTATAAAGACTGGGGTAAATGGACGCTGGATGCGTCCGACAAAGACGACGGCATTAATCTGCGTAGCTACCCGGGGTTATACGGCATGTACCAGCCGGACTCTATTGCAACTTACCAATGGCAGGGTGCCAACTTTATCGTCACGGCTAACGAGGGTGACGGGCGTGAGTACTTCTTCCCCGCGGCTGATGAAGCCGAGTGTACGGCCAATGGCGGGCTAGATTACGACAAGGATGATGGCTGCCTGGCCTATACCGACGAGATCCGAGCCAAGGACCTCACCCTGGCGGATAACTTTGCGTATATCAACAATGATAATGACGATCTGGGTCGCCTCAAAGTGACCACTGTGATGGGCGATCAGGACAATGATGGTCAGTACGAAGAACTCTATACCTATGGCGCGCGCTCGTTCTCTATCTGGGATCAAAATGGTGCCCGGGTATTCGATTCCGGCGATGAAGTGGTGCGGATCACCTCCGCGCTGCATGGCGCGCAATTCAATAATGATGAGGACACCAACGAGGGAGATACCCGTTCAGACGCCAAAGGCGCTGAGCCGGAAGCGCTGACACTGGGCCAGATTGGTGAGCGCACTTATGCCTTTGTCGGGCTTGAGCGTATGGGCAGCATCCTGGTCTATGATGTCACTAACCCGTTTAATGTGACCTTTACGACTTACCTCATCAACCGGGGTCTTGAGGAGGGTGCGGATATTTCAGGTGATCTGGCACCAGAAGGCATGACCTTTGTCAGTGCCGAGCACAGCCCGACCAGCACGCCATTACTGATTGTTGGCAATGAAATTTCGGGCAGTATTGCTATCTGGTCGCTGGCTCAGAAGTAAAACCGCTTGTCTTGTGCTGTGGCTGCCCCCTGCTGTACATTAAACACTGTATAGCACAGCCACAGTACAGAGAATTGAATGACCAAAATTGCACTACTTACTAGCGGGGGCGATGCGCCCGGCATGAATGCGGCCATCCGCGCGATAGTACACAGCTGCCAGCACCATCAGTATGAGTGCATCGGCTTTTTCCATGGCTACAACGGCCTGCTCAACGATGAATGGCAAGCGCTGACACATGCTGATGTCGGTAACATCCTGCAATTTGGCGGTACGATTTTAAAAAGTGCCCGCTGCCCGGCAATGTGCGATCCAAAGGGCCCCAAGCAAGCTGCTAACACACTCAGAAAACACCAGATTGACGCCCTTATCGTGATTGGCGGGGATGGTTCGTTCAGAGGTCTGGAAGCGCTCAAAGCGCACTGGGAAGGCCAGGTCATCGGTCTGCCCGGCACGATTGACAATGATCTTGCGGGGAGTGACAACACCATAGGCTTTGCCACCGCGGTGACGACCGCCACCCACGCGATAGATAAAATTCGCGACACCGCCAACGCCTTCGAGCGGGTGTTTATTGTAGAGGTCATGGGGCGGCACAGTGGTCATATTGCCTTTAACGTTGGGCTGGCAACGGGCGCGGAGGCCATCCTGTCATTCGAAAACTGTGACCCCGCCGATACCGCGCCTCAGCTGGCCCGCCTGATCTCTCAGATCCAGGTGCAGCAGCAACATAACCACGACAGCTTTGTGATTGTGCTTGCTGAAAACCTCTGGCCGGGTGGGCCTCAGGCACTCAAAGCACAACTGGCCGAGCAGGCAGGCATTGACAGCGCCGTGTGCGTACTGGGGCATATTCAGCGCGGGGGCAGTCCCGCGCCGGAAGATCGCCTGCTGGCCACAGAGTTAGGGCTGGAGGCGGTAAATGCCGTCAGCCGTAACCAGGACAGGATTATGATTGGTAAACAGGGCAGCACCTTACAAGCTGTGCCGCTGAACGGGGCTATCAATGATGCCAAGCCGGTCAATGGTCGCTGGGTGGCGGCACACGAAGACGTGCTTACCGAGTATCTAATCAAACACAGTGAATAGCTCGGCGTTTAACCACAAGTGAACCAGGATGCTGGCGGCATAGCCCAATGCAATGACCGGCGTCCATTTGAGGTGGCCAAAGAACGTATAATAGCCTCTGGCCTGACCCATTAACGCCACCCCTGCCGCTGAGCCGATGGACAGTAAGCTGCCGCCCACCCCTGCCGTCAAAGTGATCAGTAACCACTGACCATGGGACATGTCGGGCTGCATTGAGAGCACCGCAAACATCACCGGAATATTGTCCACCACCGCGGATACCACCCCTAAAAACACGTTGGCGGCGGTTGCGGACCAGCCACCGTAAAGCACTTCAGACATCAGGCTCAGATAACCCAGAAATCCTAACCCGCCTACACACATAACAATGCCATAAAAAAACAACAAGGTATCCCACTCTGCCCGCGACACTTTGGCAAAAACATCGAAGGGCACCACGTTACCAAGCGCTTGTAAACGCTCCTGATCGCCTGCTTGCTGCGCCGCTGCACGCTTTTTATCCAGTGAATTGGGTAAGGTGGTACGTAAAAAGTAGCCAAAGAATTGCAGGTAGCCCAGGCCCATCATCATTCCCAGCACAGGTGGCAGATGTAACAGACTATGGCAGGAAACCGCCGTGGCAATAGTGACCAAAAACAGCACCATGATGCGCCTTGCACCGCGTTTTAGCTCAATTTGTTCGTCACTTGCCGCTGGCTTCTTATTCTTGACAAACAGGCTCATGATCAATGCTGGCACCAGGTAATTCACCAGCGCCGGGAAAAACAGCGAAAAGAATTCAGCAAAGTGCACAATTCCGGCCTGCCACACCATCAGCGTGGTAATATCGCCAAAGGGGCTAAACGCGCCGCCGGCATTGGCAGCCACAACGATATTGATGCAGCTCAGGTTAATAAACTGCTTGTCGCCCTGCCCCACCTTCATCGCCACCGCACACATCAGCAAAGCGGTGGTCAGGTTATCGGCAATCGGTGAAATCACAAAGGCCAGTAGCCCGCTGAGCCAAAACAGGGTACGAAAGTTAAAGCCGCGACGCACCATCCACACCCGCAGCGCATCGAACAAACGGCGCTCCTCCATGGCATTGATATAGGTCATCGCCACCAGCAAAAACAGCATCAGCTCCGAAAACTCAAGTAGATTATGGCGAAAAGCATGCTCGGTCAGCTCGGGGATTTCATTCATGACGTAATAGCCACCAATCAGCATCCAAATCAATCCCGCCGCCACCAGCACAGGCTTAGATTTACGCATATGCAGCTTCTCTTCCAGCATGACCAGAATATAGGCCAGTACAAAAATGGCAATACAGATCCAGCCAAGGGTGGCCGAGGTGAGATCTATGGGGGTTGCAATATGATTTGCAGCAGCCGATAGGG
The Pseudoalteromonas viridis DNA segment above includes these coding regions:
- a CDS encoding ATP-dependent 6-phosphofructokinase; translated protein: MTKIALLTSGGDAPGMNAAIRAIVHSCQHHQYECIGFFHGYNGLLNDEWQALTHADVGNILQFGGTILKSARCPAMCDPKGPKQAANTLRKHQIDALIVIGGDGSFRGLEALKAHWEGQVIGLPGTIDNDLAGSDNTIGFATAVTTATHAIDKIRDTANAFERVFIVEVMGRHSGHIAFNVGLATGAEAILSFENCDPADTAPQLARLISQIQVQQQHNHDSFVIVLAENLWPGGPQALKAQLAEQAGIDSAVCVLGHIQRGGSPAPEDRLLATELGLEAVNAVSRNQDRIMIGKQGSTLQAVPLNGAINDAKPVNGRWVAAHEDVLTEYLIKHSE
- a CDS encoding choice-of-anchor I family protein, producing MKKTLISLTLLGLLSGCALDGDDGQTGKQGEQGLQGETGQAGQSGEKGDTGAQGEQGPQGESGVPGESGARMSGNLSAQLIGRAVLNVASPEGAAEIVAYHRASKRIFALDSSGDTPQIAIIAAAQIDADKLSKDNQGVVTNTNLTVTQTIAVSEVVAADANSLAIHGDMLAVAMARATGETGFVLVYNIAEQTPQLLKSVEVGYLPDMVTFNQDGSKILVANEGEPAGDYSVDPQGSIAIIDINDGQVADQATLLGFEAFNDQQAQLQAQGVVFANPTGRTIKGQVINTSVAMDLEPEYVTVSKDNRYAYVSLQENNALAIVDLSDNSLTIKGLGYKDWGKWTLDASDKDDGINLRSYPGLYGMYQPDSIATYQWQGANFIVTANEGDGREYFFPAADEAECTANGGLDYDKDDGCLAYTDEIRAKDLTLADNFAYINNDNDDLGRLKVTTVMGDQDNDGQYEELYTYGARSFSIWDQNGARVFDSGDEVVRITSALHGAQFNNDEDTNEGDTRSDAKGAEPEALTLGQIGERTYAFVGLERMGSILVYDVTNPFNVTFTTYLINRGLEEGADISGDLAPEGMTFVSAEHSPTSTPLLIVGNEISGSIAIWSLAQK
- a CDS encoding MmcQ/YjbR family DNA-binding protein, with the translated sequence MDQKFVHEYLQAKPGTFITKPFAQDVDVYKVQHKMFATLYEGKEGQMGENGEPVWWLNLKCDPDEALLLRDKYAAIVPGYHMNKRLWNTIILDGSIPEEEIKRMIDDSYQIVVDNLPSAQRAELDRLTQS
- a CDS encoding putative bifunctional diguanylate cyclase/phosphodiesterase is translated as MTKTTIIKTITSILLLLAWPTMSAPLTTGIMQNQHLTLIILVGVVTTATLLYLAVSNHKTKRALKALRHSEQRLKSTVEGSGDTLWDWNIRSGEINRINDRFMMDTTPGTHLIPNASLIHPQDLPLVEKQLKLHFAEKTAFFEATYRVRNSLDQYHWVLDKGKIIAKDENLNPLRMTGTIRDINHLKSTEERLNLFAKCVESLTDAIAIYDHAFRLVDLNPSYIRIFGGVREQYINTEFKLPGYDAQFIRQIKAALKKSEHWQEELKLYDQTGTMLPIEISIDEIKNNRGHITNYVVVFSDLTERKKAESQLHNLSNRDRTTGLPNRNLFFTNLKKLVDQKRDHALLVFDLDNFKKINDSLGHQLGDSLLAKLAMRLNKLCRQQDTFYRLGGDEFALVMSGTNDIHTITKAAKQFLAVIATPFKMANHELVITSSVGIVLFPEDGSTPEILLKNADTAMYHAKQKGNHYLFFNDSMNEQAVKRLQIENLMRFGLKEDHFVVYYQPKMDIATGALVGMEALVRFITPKKGVISPGLFIPIAEETGQIVEIGEVVLDKACKDVKRWIDQGLFNGRVAVNLSARQFSLPDLTARIDLILQKNQLPSYFLELEITEGTVMDDPQEAISIMRSLSSRGIHLAMDDFGTGYSSLAYLKQFPLNTLKVDKAFVDDMNTERGCNMVDSIVTIAHNLGLHVVAEGVEHEEQLHQLQRLNCQTIQGYYYAKPLSAQEFEQFLRSQQSEKPALQLVN
- the nhaD gene encoding sodium:proton antiporter NhaD, with protein sequence MKNSLYALLALLCVLWHPLALSAAANHIATPIDLTSATLGWICIAIFVLAYILVMLEEKLHMRKSKPVLVAAGLIWMLIGGYYVMNEIPELTEHAFRHNLLEFSELMLFLLVAMTYINAMEERRLFDALRVWMVRRGFNFRTLFWLSGLLAFVISPIADNLTTALLMCAVAMKVGQGDKQFINLSCINIVVAANAGGAFSPFGDITTLMVWQAGIVHFAEFFSLFFPALVNYLVPALIMSLFVKNKKPAASDEQIELKRGARRIMVLFLVTIATAVSCHSLLHLPPVLGMMMGLGYLQFFGYFLRTTLPNSLDKKRAAAQQAGDQERLQALGNVVPFDVFAKVSRAEWDTLLFFYGIVMCVGGLGFLGYLSLMSEVLYGGWSATAANVFLGVVSAVVDNIPVMFAVLSMQPDMSHGQWLLITLTAGVGGSLLSIGSAAGVALMGQARGYYTFFGHLKWTPVIALGYAASILVHLWLNAELFTVFD